Proteins found in one Actinomycetota bacterium genomic segment:
- a CDS encoding NAD(P)H-dependent oxidoreductase subunit E, with translation MALSDKIHATADRLISRYPQPQSALMPLLYLVQHDQGYITEEGIAFCAEKLDLTKAEVQAVQTFYQMYEREDPGDWLVTVCTNFSCKVRGGQEIFDRWVDRLGGEHDPETGVTVKHLECLGNCESAPVVQVNYQNYEGLSADKAMELLEQVRRGQPPLPVNGEPPPTFREVCWRLAGADEHERLHAAAVRAAQSDMVSYGEPPAERVLDEAHPLGGPGVHRPGPEVGDTTGVAPPDEHDRRAPSQQPPAGERLDRPAREPEAGAGGEEDAEPSAEDEPGAEADAEPSSDEEPGVEEEGESEQDPDGEAEEDADEEAEEDADEEADEEAEEEGPPPQKASLSQSGGTAHVRRIGTDPGFESAHAGDPPHDQEDQADRQDREGER, from the coding sequence GTGGCCCTGTCGGACAAGATCCACGCGACGGCGGACCGGCTGATCTCCCGCTACCCGCAGCCGCAGTCGGCGCTGATGCCGCTGCTGTACCTGGTGCAGCACGATCAGGGCTACATCACCGAGGAGGGCATCGCGTTCTGCGCCGAGAAGCTCGACCTCACCAAGGCCGAGGTCCAGGCCGTCCAGACCTTCTACCAGATGTACGAGCGCGAAGACCCTGGCGACTGGCTGGTCACGGTCTGTACGAACTTCTCGTGCAAGGTGCGCGGCGGGCAGGAGATCTTCGACCGCTGGGTGGACAGGCTCGGCGGCGAACACGACCCCGAGACCGGCGTCACGGTCAAGCACCTCGAGTGCCTCGGCAACTGCGAGAGCGCGCCCGTCGTGCAGGTCAACTACCAGAACTACGAGGGCCTGTCGGCGGACAAGGCGATGGAGCTCCTCGAGCAGGTCCGTCGGGGCCAGCCACCGCTCCCCGTCAACGGCGAACCGCCGCCGACGTTCCGCGAGGTGTGCTGGCGTCTGGCCGGGGCCGACGAGCACGAACGCCTCCACGCCGCGGCGGTGCGGGCCGCCCAGTCCGACATGGTCTCCTACGGGGAGCCGCCAGCGGAGCGCGTCCTCGACGAGGCCCACCCGCTGGGCGGGCCGGGCGTCCACCGCCCGGGTCCGGAGGTCGGCGACACCACCGGGGTGGCGCCACCCGACGAGCACGACCGCCGCGCGCCGTCGCAGCAGCCCCCTGCCGGTGAACGCCTCGACAGGCCGGCGAGGGAGCCCGAGGCCGGGGCTGGAGGCGAGGAGGACGCGGAGCCCTCGGCCGAGGACGAACCCGGGGCCGAGGCGGACGCTGAGCCCTCGTCCGACGAGGAACCCGGGGTGGAGGAGGAAGGCGAGTCCGAGCAGGACCCCGACGGCGAGGCCGAAGAGGACGCCGACGAGGAGGCCGAAGAGGACGCCGACGAGGAGGCCGATGAGGAGGCCGAAGAGGAGGGCCCGCCGCCGCAGAAGGCCTCCCTCAGCCAGAGTGGTGGGACCGCACACGTTCGCCGCATCGGTACCGACCCCGGCTTCGAGTCAGCCCATGCCGGCGATCCGCCACACGACCAGGAAGACCAGGCAGATCGCCAAGACCGGGAAGGTGAACGCTGA
- the nuoK gene encoding NADH-quinone oxidoreductase subunit NuoK, with the protein MPIGYYLMLAGVLFGIGLVGVLTRRNAIVIFMCVELMLNAVNLTLVSASRLWGAADGLVIAFFVIVVAAAEVVVGLALLVNIWRRRGTLDVDVPRLLRG; encoded by the coding sequence ATGCCGATCGGGTACTACCTGATGCTGGCGGGGGTCCTGTTCGGGATCGGGCTGGTCGGGGTCCTGACCCGGCGCAACGCGATCGTGATCTTCATGTGCGTCGAGCTGATGCTCAACGCCGTCAACCTCACGCTCGTGTCCGCCTCGCGCCTGTGGGGAGCCGCTGATGGCCTGGTGATCGCCTTCTTCGTGATCGTGGTCGCCGCCGCGGAGGTCGTGGTCGGCCTGGCCCTGCTGGTCAACATCTGGCGGCGACGAGGCACGCTCGACGTGGACGTGCCCCGGCTGCTGCGAGGCTGA
- a CDS encoding NADH-quinone oxidoreductase subunit J gives MRVLLLAQQAAGSATGEVVLFWVLAAVAVGAAVAMITMRNVVHGALMLVLNFVAIAGLFLVLESPFLAIIQIIVYAGAIMVLFLFVIMLLGVSRDDLLIERHPAIRGGAWLLGAMLVAGAGFVFVGPFTGDQSVCGAAASVAPAAGAVRCEGLAEAIQASPTGSVGFVAERLFTRYTFVFEFAALLLLLAIVAAMVLGGRRPAGRADRSRAEVGESEPLVDHVVPGDTLVPGAAAAPHDPGGSATDGGG, from the coding sequence GTGAGGGTGCTCCTCCTCGCCCAGCAGGCGGCCGGCAGCGCCACGGGGGAGGTGGTGCTGTTCTGGGTCCTGGCGGCCGTGGCGGTCGGTGCGGCGGTCGCGATGATCACCATGCGCAACGTCGTGCACGGGGCGCTGATGCTCGTGCTGAACTTCGTCGCGATCGCCGGGCTGTTCCTCGTGCTCGAGTCGCCGTTCCTGGCGATCATCCAGATCATCGTCTACGCCGGCGCCATCATGGTGCTGTTCCTCTTCGTGATCATGCTGCTGGGCGTGTCCCGCGACGACCTGCTGATCGAGCGCCATCCGGCGATCCGAGGCGGCGCGTGGCTGCTGGGGGCCATGCTCGTCGCGGGCGCCGGGTTCGTGTTCGTGGGGCCGTTCACGGGCGATCAGTCGGTCTGCGGGGCGGCGGCCAGCGTTGCCCCGGCCGCGGGTGCGGTGCGCTGCGAGGGGTTGGCCGAGGCGATCCAAGCCAGCCCCACCGGCAGCGTCGGCTTCGTCGCGGAGCGTCTTTTCACCCGGTACACGTTCGTCTTCGAGTTCGCCGCTCTGCTGCTGCTGCTGGCCATCGTGGCGGCGATGGTGCTGGGTGGACGCCGACCTGCCGGTCGGGCCGACCGTTCACGAGCCGAGGTCGGTGAGTCCGAGCCGCTCGTTGACCACGTCGTCCCCGGCGACACGCTCGTGCCCGGCGCTGCTGCGGCGCCCCACGACCCAGGCGGGTCCGCCACGGACGGGGGCGGCTGA
- the nuoL gene encoding NADH-quinone oxidoreductase subunit L, translated as MAAEGGEVGYRLDPEAAAGVASLAWLIPALPLAGFVILLFAGRRLGERSGWLATAAAAGSFVVTVAVFLQLLGAGPDVHAVVVDVYTWIDVGQLQLTTDVLLDPLSTVMALVVSGVGSVIHLYSIGYMHGDRRQPRYFAYLNLFLFSMLVLVLASNFAVLFVGWELVGLCSYLLIGYWFEEMPNAVAAKKAMVVNRIGDASFAVGLFLIFAEFGSLAFADVLPAASDILGEGGAATAIGLLLLGGAVGKSAQIPLYVWLPDAMAGPTPVSALIHAATMVTAGVYMVARASPIYIESETALLAVAVVGVATALFAAVVAVQQDDIKGVLAYSTVSQLGYMFVGVGVGAFGAGIFHLVTHAFFKGLLFLAAGSVMHAVANRTDMWRMGGLWRVMPITFWTSVVAVLAISGIFPFSGFFSKEQILAAAYEEGHTVIWFTGLVAVAFTGFYMSRWLFVTFLGPQRWAGDEAAPQHDQTAADTAAGSAQQAGTRPTEDAAVELHPHESPPSMTVPLVVLAAASALGGVLNLSHDGPLERWLEPSVAHLPAGGGATEPALSEMALTGLSLLAAFAGIGLAYLLYLRPFPERDPVRANLGTIALAMRRALWVDELYDRIFVRGGGAFSRFLVWFDVTAIDGLVDGTARLTAGAAARVRTVQTGLIRAYAAGLVLGAVAVVAAFLVGGA; from the coding sequence CTGGCCGCCGAAGGTGGCGAGGTCGGCTACCGCCTCGACCCGGAGGCCGCCGCAGGCGTCGCCAGCCTCGCCTGGTTGATCCCGGCCTTGCCTCTGGCCGGTTTCGTGATCCTGCTGTTCGCGGGTCGCCGGTTGGGGGAACGGTCCGGCTGGTTGGCCACCGCAGCAGCCGCTGGATCGTTCGTGGTGACGGTCGCGGTGTTCCTGCAGCTGCTTGGGGCCGGCCCCGACGTTCACGCCGTCGTCGTCGACGTGTACACCTGGATCGACGTCGGGCAGCTGCAGCTGACCACCGACGTCCTGCTCGACCCGCTCAGCACGGTCATGGCCCTGGTGGTCTCGGGCGTCGGATCCGTGATCCACCTGTACTCGATCGGCTACATGCACGGCGACCGACGTCAACCGCGGTACTTCGCGTACCTGAACCTGTTCCTGTTCTCGATGCTGGTGCTGGTGTTGGCCAGCAACTTCGCCGTGCTGTTCGTGGGTTGGGAACTGGTTGGGCTGTGCTCCTACCTGCTGATCGGGTACTGGTTCGAGGAGATGCCGAACGCGGTCGCGGCCAAGAAGGCCATGGTCGTCAACCGGATCGGGGACGCGTCGTTCGCTGTGGGTCTGTTCCTGATCTTCGCCGAGTTCGGCTCGCTTGCCTTCGCCGACGTGCTCCCTGCGGCCTCCGACATCCTCGGTGAGGGTGGTGCGGCCACCGCGATCGGGCTGCTGCTGCTCGGCGGCGCGGTCGGCAAGTCCGCGCAGATCCCGTTGTACGTCTGGCTGCCTGACGCGATGGCGGGTCCGACCCCGGTGTCGGCACTGATCCACGCCGCCACCATGGTGACGGCCGGGGTCTACATGGTCGCCCGCGCGTCACCGATCTACATCGAGAGCGAGACCGCGCTCCTGGCGGTCGCCGTGGTCGGTGTTGCCACCGCCCTGTTCGCAGCGGTCGTTGCCGTCCAGCAGGACGACATCAAGGGTGTCCTGGCCTACTCGACGGTCAGCCAGCTCGGCTACATGTTCGTCGGCGTCGGTGTCGGCGCGTTCGGCGCCGGCATCTTCCACCTGGTGACCCACGCCTTCTTCAAGGGTCTGCTCTTCCTCGCCGCCGGATCGGTGATGCACGCCGTGGCCAACCGCACCGACATGTGGCGGATGGGAGGCTTGTGGCGGGTGATGCCGATCACCTTCTGGACCAGCGTGGTCGCCGTGCTCGCGATCAGCGGGATCTTCCCGTTCTCCGGGTTTTTCTCGAAGGAGCAGATCCTCGCCGCGGCGTACGAGGAGGGGCACACCGTGATCTGGTTCACGGGCCTGGTCGCCGTGGCGTTCACCGGCTTCTACATGAGCCGCTGGCTGTTCGTGACGTTCCTGGGGCCGCAACGGTGGGCCGGGGACGAAGCGGCGCCCCAGCATGACCAGACGGCAGCGGACACGGCCGCCGGCTCGGCGCAGCAGGCGGGGACCCGCCCGACCGAGGACGCCGCCGTGGAGCTGCATCCCCACGAGTCGCCGCCGTCCATGACGGTCCCGCTGGTCGTTCTGGCAGCCGCCTCGGCTCTGGGGGGCGTGCTCAACCTGTCCCACGACGGCCCACTCGAACGTTGGCTGGAACCGTCGGTGGCGCACCTGCCGGCGGGCGGAGGGGCGACCGAGCCCGCCCTGTCCGAGATGGCCCTGACCGGCCTGTCGCTGCTCGCGGCCTTCGCGGGGATCGGGCTCGCCTACCTGCTGTACCTGCGGCCCTTCCCCGAACGCGACCCGGTACGGGCCAACCTCGGCACGATCGCGCTGGCGATGCGCCGCGCGTTGTGGGTCGACGAACTGTACGACCGGATCTTCGTCCGTGGCGGCGGCGCGTTCTCCCGCTTCCTGGTCTGGTTCGACGTGACGGCGATCGACGGTCTGGTCGACGGCACCGCGCGTCTGACGGCCGGTGCCGCCGCCCGGGTGCGGACCGTCCAGACCGGTCTGATCCGGGCGTACGCCGCGGGGCTGGTGCTCGGAGCCGTCGCGGTGGTCGCCGCCTTCCTGGTGGGAGGTGCCTGA
- the nuoI gene encoding NADH-quinone oxidoreductase subunit NuoI, which yields MTIPAVIWTIVAFVAAVGLFFLFLTRTALGRGFKVPLRTTLRRPVTTEYPDDKREPQPRFHGRHQLNYYEDGLEKCIGCELCAWACPADAIFVQGADNTAAARYSPGERYASDYQINYNRCIFCGFCIEACPTRALTMLHDYELSADTRYGLIYTKERLLAPLPEGATRPPHRDADVRRRKINYYGGLAATPPDLVGGDYEPAGPRQMVRAGRRMSGLEERISTAPVHARDEIATRESDQHAVGLGRDTAHLREASGDVGAPVLDEDDQRKEPHGGEAPQPPQSPPQERSDKDAGGAQRDQ from the coding sequence ATGACCATCCCTGCCGTGATCTGGACGATCGTGGCGTTCGTCGCCGCGGTCGGCCTGTTCTTCCTGTTCCTGACGCGCACGGCGCTGGGTCGTGGGTTCAAGGTCCCGTTGCGGACGACGTTGCGCAGGCCGGTGACGACCGAGTACCCCGACGACAAGCGTGAGCCCCAGCCGCGCTTCCACGGCCGCCACCAGCTCAACTACTACGAGGACGGTCTGGAGAAGTGCATCGGTTGTGAGTTGTGCGCCTGGGCGTGCCCGGCGGATGCCATCTTCGTGCAGGGCGCCGACAACACCGCCGCGGCGCGGTACTCGCCGGGGGAGCGGTACGCGTCCGACTACCAGATCAACTACAACCGCTGCATCTTCTGTGGCTTTTGCATCGAGGCGTGCCCGACCCGAGCGCTGACCATGCTCCACGACTACGAGCTGTCCGCCGACACTCGCTACGGCCTGATCTACACCAAGGAGCGCCTCCTGGCACCGCTCCCCGAAGGCGCGACGAGGCCACCGCACCGGGATGCGGACGTGCGCCGGCGCAAGATCAACTACTACGGCGGTCTGGCGGCCACACCTCCGGACTTGGTCGGTGGCGACTACGAGCCGGCTGGTCCCCGACAGATGGTCCGTGCCGGCCGGCGGATGAGCGGCCTGGAGGAGCGGATCTCGACCGCTCCCGTCCACGCCCGCGATGAGATCGCCACCCGCGAGTCCGACCAGCACGCGGTGGGCTTGGGCCGCGACACCGCGCACCTGCGCGAAGCCAGCGGCGACGTCGGGGCGCCGGTGCTCGACGAGGACGACCAGCGCAAGGAGCCCCACGGCGGGGAGGCGCCACAGCCACCGCAGAGCCCGCCGCAGGAGCGCTCCGACAAGGACGCCGGCGGGGCACAGAGGGACCAGTGA
- the nuoH gene encoding NADH-quinone oxidoreductase subunit NuoH: MTLLAQSVPSFTVDEAGLPLWVHLVRVLVLVGFLLPATALLIWAERRTLARMQARIGPNRAGPAGLLQSLADGVKLFFKEDVRPDMVDAPVFYLAPLIAPVTGLLAAAIVPFGRPVTLFGETFQLQVFDPDIGVLWFLAMGSIHVYGIVLAGWSSGSAYPLLGGVRSAAQMISYELPLGLAVAAVFVYSGTLRVSEIVGQQTGPGLVAGIPNWYVIPLFPAFILFLTALIAETSRHPFDLPEAEGELVGGFHTEYTGIKFAMFFLGEFMNVIVGSALIVTLFFGGPSGPVLTETAAGLWPVLWFLVKLAVFVFVFVWLRATLPRFRYDRLMDVGWRFMLPLGLVWVLATAFMVMVNTELEARQRTTVAVAGVAAAVLLYVLAPLFSRGARRTVRRPMDDRRAFDEPEEIHSRERVP, from the coding sequence ATGACCCTGCTCGCCCAGAGCGTCCCGTCGTTCACCGTGGACGAGGCAGGACTGCCCCTGTGGGTGCACCTGGTCCGCGTCCTGGTCCTGGTCGGGTTCCTGCTCCCCGCCACCGCCCTGTTGATCTGGGCCGAGCGGCGCACCCTGGCCCGCATGCAGGCCCGTATCGGGCCCAACCGGGCGGGTCCAGCTGGGCTGCTGCAGTCGCTGGCGGACGGCGTGAAGCTGTTCTTCAAGGAGGACGTCCGCCCCGACATGGTCGATGCCCCCGTCTTCTACCTGGCACCTCTGATCGCGCCGGTCACCGGGCTGCTCGCCGCGGCGATCGTCCCCTTCGGGCGGCCGGTCACCCTGTTCGGCGAGACGTTCCAGCTGCAGGTGTTCGATCCGGACATCGGGGTCCTGTGGTTCCTGGCGATGGGCTCGATCCACGTGTACGGCATCGTGCTCGCCGGATGGTCCAGCGGATCGGCGTACCCGCTGCTGGGCGGTGTGCGCTCGGCGGCGCAGATGATCAGCTACGAGCTCCCCCTGGGGCTGGCCGTCGCCGCCGTCTTCGTCTACAGCGGGACGCTGCGGGTCTCCGAGATCGTCGGCCAGCAGACAGGTCCCGGCCTCGTGGCGGGGATCCCCAACTGGTACGTGATCCCGCTCTTCCCGGCGTTCATCCTGTTCCTCACCGCGCTGATCGCCGAGACCTCCCGCCATCCCTTCGACCTCCCCGAGGCGGAGGGTGAGCTCGTCGGCGGGTTCCACACCGAGTACACCGGGATCAAGTTCGCGATGTTCTTCCTCGGGGAGTTCATGAACGTGATCGTCGGGTCGGCGTTGATCGTGACCCTGTTCTTCGGCGGACCGTCCGGTCCGGTCCTGACCGAGACCGCTGCCGGGCTGTGGCCGGTGCTGTGGTTCCTGGTCAAGCTCGCGGTCTTCGTCTTCGTGTTCGTCTGGCTGCGGGCGACCCTGCCGCGGTTCCGCTACGACCGGCTGATGGACGTGGGTTGGCGCTTCATGCTCCCGCTGGGGCTGGTGTGGGTCCTGGCCACGGCGTTCATGGTGATGGTCAACACCGAGCTGGAAGCCCGCCAGCGAACGACCGTGGCGGTGGCCGGGGTCGCCGCTGCCGTGCTCCTGTACGTCCTGGCACCGCTGTTCTCCCGCGGCGCGCGCCGCACCGTTCGTCGCCCGATGGACGACCGGCGCGCGTTCGACGAACCCGAGGAGATCCACTCCCGTGAGAGGGTCCCGTGA
- the nuoF gene encoding NADH-quinone oxidoreductase subunit NuoF — translation MVEEVKVLTQRFDQDDAYTLDGYERTGGYQAVRKALEMHPSDIINVVKESGLRGRGGAGFPTGVKWSFMPQEPTQPSYYICNADESEPGTYKDRWLLERDPHLLLEGLMIGCLAMRSEHSFIYIRGEYEWPARRLSDAIVEAYERGYLGDDVFGTGRRLHMSLHRGAGAYIAGEESALLNSLEGRRAQPRLRPPFPAQSGLYASPTTVNNVETICSVPGIVSNGAEWWRQWGTEDSSGTKLVCVSGHVKRPMNFEVPMGTPIRAIVEDLCGGMIDDRPVKFFVPGGSSVPMLPGDALDVGLDFESLQEAGTMLGTAALMVFDDRTCTVDAVLNWNQFYEHESCGKCTPCREGTFWLTQVLTRLETGRGRMADIDIVDHVCTQMWGRSFCALGDGAAQPPQSAIKYFRDEWEAHVEQRGCPFDATPRAEEVEPLHPHRESEEGTIEPPRTGLPLAAQATTGGKGSRA, via the coding sequence ATGGTCGAGGAGGTCAAGGTCCTCACGCAGCGCTTCGACCAGGACGACGCCTACACGCTCGACGGGTACGAGCGCACCGGCGGCTACCAGGCGGTGCGCAAGGCCCTGGAGATGCACCCGAGCGACATCATCAACGTGGTCAAGGAGTCGGGGCTGCGCGGGCGCGGTGGGGCGGGGTTCCCGACCGGCGTCAAGTGGTCGTTCATGCCCCAGGAGCCGACCCAGCCGTCCTACTACATCTGCAACGCCGACGAGTCCGAGCCGGGGACCTACAAGGACCGCTGGCTCCTCGAACGCGACCCCCACCTGTTGCTCGAGGGGCTGATGATCGGGTGCCTCGCGATGCGCAGCGAGCACTCGTTCATCTACATCCGCGGCGAGTACGAGTGGCCGGCCCGCCGGCTCAGCGACGCCATCGTCGAGGCCTACGAACGCGGCTACCTCGGCGACGACGTGTTCGGGACCGGCCGCCGTCTGCACATGTCGCTGCACCGCGGCGCCGGTGCCTACATCGCCGGTGAGGAGAGCGCGCTGCTGAACTCGTTGGAGGGCCGCCGCGCCCAGCCGCGACTGCGTCCGCCATTCCCCGCACAGTCGGGGCTGTACGCCAGCCCCACCACGGTGAACAACGTGGAGACGATCTGCAGCGTCCCGGGGATCGTCTCCAACGGTGCCGAGTGGTGGCGCCAGTGGGGGACCGAGGACAGCTCGGGCACCAAGCTGGTGTGTGTCTCCGGCCACGTCAAGCGACCGATGAACTTTGAGGTCCCGATGGGAACCCCGATCCGCGCCATCGTCGAGGACCTGTGCGGGGGGATGATCGACGACCGGCCCGTGAAGTTCTTCGTCCCTGGCGGGTCGTCGGTCCCGATGCTCCCCGGCGACGCGCTCGACGTCGGGCTGGACTTCGAGTCGCTGCAGGAGGCCGGGACGATGCTCGGCACGGCCGCGTTGATGGTCTTCGACGACCGCACCTGCACCGTGGACGCCGTGCTCAACTGGAACCAGTTCTACGAGCACGAGTCGTGCGGCAAGTGCACTCCCTGCCGTGAGGGGACGTTCTGGCTCACCCAGGTCCTCACCCGGTTGGAGACCGGCCGGGGACGCATGGCCGACATCGACATCGTCGATCATGTCTGCACCCAGATGTGGGGGCGGAGCTTCTGCGCGCTCGGCGACGGCGCGGCCCAACCCCCACAGAGCGCGATCAAGTACTTCCGCGACGAGTGGGAGGCACACGTCGAGCAGCGCGGCTGTCCGTTCGACGCCACCCCCCGGGCCGAGGAGGTCGAGCCGCTGCATCCCCACCGCGAGTCGGAGGAGGGCACGATCGAGCCGCCCCGGACCGGGTTGCCGCTGGCCGCGCAGGCGACCACTGGCGGGAAGGGCAGCCGCGCATGA
- a CDS encoding NADH-quinone oxidoreductase subunit G has protein sequence MTDDQTVTLTIDGREITVPPDTLIIRAAEQMGIVIPRFCDHPLLDPAGACRQCIVEVEGQRKPMTSCTTPCQDGMVVKSHLTSEWARDAQKAQLEFLLINHPLDCPMCDKGGECPLQDQALEHGPGESRFIDEKRRYAKPVAVSPNVLLDRERCVLCARCTRFARQISGRPFLELFERSALEQVAIYEDEPYFDYFSGNIIQICPVGALTSASYRFRARPFDLESRPSVCNLCSAGCNMNVHTRRGGIMRVVARDNPAVNEAWNCDKGRFAFKYLQHEQRIDQPMLRRGGDLVPVEWMEALQTAADRLRGADSVAVLTGGHLPDEDAYVLSRFARSVLRTDDVDFRARAAGPDEDEVLAVVPTRRGVTYGDVEAAPVTVLVDLDPEEEVPILFLRLRKAWRDNQAKLVSIGPRSGSISKILWRRLHTAPGGQAAVLSALADGAGDLDRAAADVREALEAAGDAAVILVGERGGAARGALAAAGRLAESIGAKLAWVPRRNNARGALDAGLVAGILPGGRRLEHDDERAEVEAIWGDIPTARGRDATAILESAARGEIDVLYLVGVDPARDFDRPRLARSALERVRTVIVQDLMHHDTARYADIVLAAAAAYERDGTFTNWEGRRQRLNLAVSQPNLAHEDWEILGQLAFLLGHDLGHRHLDDVRREMARLPAVSGRPWSVGAAGSQQLAGADADDADGRLQLLTYPLLLDRGAMSAGADNMLKTGKPPFAAVNTADAERLGITPGQPVTVSSQHGQLTLTAAVEDDVVGGVVYVPTNSTDAPATTLASDTGGPTWVTVEVAQPAPAQAAGGLR, from the coding sequence ATGACCGACGACCAGACCGTCACGCTGACGATCGACGGCCGCGAGATCACCGTGCCCCCCGACACGCTGATCATCCGCGCCGCGGAGCAGATGGGCATCGTGATCCCGCGCTTCTGCGACCATCCCCTGCTCGACCCGGCCGGGGCATGCCGTCAGTGCATCGTCGAGGTCGAAGGCCAGCGCAAGCCGATGACCTCGTGCACGACGCCGTGCCAGGACGGCATGGTCGTCAAGTCGCATCTGACGTCCGAGTGGGCTCGTGACGCACAGAAGGCGCAGCTGGAGTTCCTGCTGATCAACCACCCGCTCGACTGCCCGATGTGTGACAAGGGCGGAGAGTGCCCCCTGCAGGACCAGGCGCTCGAACACGGACCGGGGGAGTCGCGGTTCATCGACGAGAAGCGTCGCTACGCCAAGCCGGTGGCGGTGTCCCCCAACGTCCTCCTCGACCGCGAACGGTGTGTGCTGTGTGCCCGGTGCACCCGCTTCGCGCGGCAGATCTCTGGCCGGCCCTTCCTGGAGCTGTTCGAGCGCAGCGCGCTGGAGCAGGTCGCCATCTACGAGGACGAGCCGTACTTCGACTACTTCTCGGGCAACATCATCCAGATCTGCCCGGTTGGCGCTCTGACCTCGGCCTCCTACCGGTTCCGTGCTCGGCCGTTCGATCTCGAGTCCCGACCCAGCGTCTGCAACCTGTGCTCGGCCGGGTGCAACATGAACGTGCACACTCGCCGAGGCGGCATCATGCGGGTTGTCGCCCGCGACAATCCGGCGGTCAACGAGGCGTGGAACTGCGACAAGGGCCGCTTCGCGTTCAAGTACCTCCAGCACGAGCAGCGGATCGACCAGCCGATGCTGCGCAGAGGGGGCGACCTCGTCCCGGTTGAGTGGATGGAGGCGCTCCAGACCGCGGCGGACAGGCTGCGCGGCGCCGACAGCGTGGCGGTTCTCACGGGCGGGCACCTGCCGGACGAGGACGCCTACGTGCTGAGCAGGTTCGCCCGGAGCGTGCTCCGCACGGACGACGTGGACTTCCGGGCCCGCGCCGCCGGTCCGGACGAGGACGAGGTGCTGGCCGTCGTCCCGACCCGGCGAGGCGTCACGTACGGCGACGTGGAAGCGGCACCGGTCACGGTGCTGGTCGACCTCGACCCCGAGGAGGAGGTCCCGATCCTGTTCCTCCGCCTGCGCAAGGCGTGGCGCGACAACCAGGCGAAGCTCGTGTCGATCGGCCCCCGGTCCGGCTCGATCTCCAAGATCCTGTGGCGACGGCTGCACACCGCGCCCGGAGGGCAGGCCGCTGTCCTGAGCGCCTTGGCCGATGGAGCCGGTGACCTGGACCGGGCCGCGGCCGACGTCAGGGAGGCGCTCGAAGCGGCCGGCGACGCGGCGGTCATCCTGGTCGGTGAGCGCGGAGGCGCTGCGCGTGGTGCGCTGGCAGCGGCGGGGCGCCTGGCGGAGTCGATCGGCGCCAAGCTGGCTTGGGTGCCGCGTCGCAACAACGCCCGCGGCGCGCTCGACGCGGGACTGGTTGCGGGCATCCTGCCCGGGGGGCGCCGACTCGAGCACGACGACGAACGCGCCGAGGTGGAAGCGATCTGGGGCGACATCCCGACCGCGCGTGGACGCGACGCCACCGCGATCCTCGAATCGGCTGCCCGCGGCGAGATCGACGTGCTCTACCTGGTCGGGGTCGACCCGGCCCGCGACTTCGACCGTCCCCGGCTGGCCAGGTCCGCCCTCGAGCGGGTCCGGACGGTCATCGTGCAGGACCTGATGCACCACGACACGGCCCGGTACGCCGACATCGTGCTGGCTGCCGCAGCGGCCTACGAACGCGACGGCACGTTCACCAACTGGGAGGGCCGCCGTCAGCGGTTGAACCTGGCCGTGAGCCAGCCCAACCTGGCGCACGAGGACTGGGAGATCCTGGGCCAGCTGGCGTTCCTCCTCGGTCACGACCTCGGTCACCGCCACCTCGACGACGTCCGCCGGGAGATGGCGCGCCTGCCAGCCGTGTCTGGCCGGCCGTGGTCCGTCGGCGCAGCCGGCTCGCAACAGCTGGCCGGTGCTGACGCCGACGACGCCGACGGCCGGCTGCAGCTGCTCACGTACCCGCTCCTGCTCGACCGGGGCGCGATGAGCGCTGGGGCGGACAACATGCTCAAGACCGGCAAGCCGCCGTTCGCGGCGGTGAACACCGCGGACGCTGAGCGGCTGGGGATCACTCCGGGTCAGCCGGTCACGGTGAGCTCCCAGCACGGCCAGCTGACGCTCACGGCCGCGGTCGAGGACGACGTGGTCGGGGGGGTCGTGTACGTGCCGACCAACTCCACCGATGCGCCGGCCACGACCCTGGCCAGCGACACCGGCGGGCCGACGTGGGTCACGGTCGAGGTGGCCCAGCCTGCGCCGGCCCAAGCGGCGGGAGGGCTGCGATGA